The genome window GCGTCGCCGCGGTCGCGGTAGAAGGTCGCGCCGACGCGGATGTCGGTCTGCGGCATCTGGCGACGAATGCGCATCGTGATGTCCGCGACCTCGCGGTTCACGTAGCGAAGCTCGTCTTCCATGCTGCCGGTGACGTCGATCAGGAAGCCGAGATCGAGCGCCTGCGGTGCCGCGGCGACCAGGCCGTTGAGGCGGACCACCGTCTCGGGGCCATCGCCCTGCGCGGGGATCTCGACGTTCGTCTGCACACGCGTCTGACCGATGTCGATGGTCGCCGTGGCGGTGCCGCCCGACTGAGGCGCGGCGAAGCTCGGGTAGAAGTCCCAGACGCCGTCGGCGTGGGTGCGTCCCTGGGCTTGCACGCCCGCGCCGTTGAGCAGGATGCGCGCGTCGTTGACGGGACGTCCGACGCCATCGACCACGCGGACGCGAACGCGACGGCTCATGTCGATGCCGAGCAGACCGCGCTCCGCACCGTGGCGGCCGAGGTACTCGAGGTACGCGCCGCGCCGATCGACGTCGCCGACCGAGGCCGCCGTCAGCAGGCCGCCCGCGGGGATCTGCTGCTCCACCACGTACGGCGGCATGACGCCGGGGCGCACGGTGATCGTGGTGGTCGTCGTGGTGGCGACCCCACCCGCGACCGTGACCGGTGCCATCGGGCTCGAGGGCGGAGGAGGGGGAGGCGCGATCATGTCGCCGCCGCCCGGCGCGGCCGTGGGAGCCGCATAGCTGCCGGCGGCTTCGCCGCCGCCGCCGTAGTCGGCCCCGGCAGCCTCGGCTGCGTAGCCGCCGCCCGAGCTGCCGCGTGCCGCCGTGGTCAGCGCCGGGGACTCGGCGCGCATGGCACCGCCACATCCCGTGAGCGCCAGGACTACCGTGAAGCAGG of Deltaproteobacteria bacterium contains these proteins:
- a CDS encoding VWA domain-containing protein; amino-acid sequence: MTRFKKILACFTVVLALTGCGGAMRAESPALTTAARGSSGGGYAAEAAGADYGGGGEAAGSYAAPTAAPGGGDMIAPPPPPPSSPMAPVTVAGGVATTTTTTITVRPGVMPPYVVEQQIPAGGLLTAASVGDVDRRGAYLEYLGRHGAERGLLGIDMSRRVRVRVVDGVGRPVNDARILLNGAGVQAQGRTHADGVWDFYPSFAAPQSGGTATATIDIGQTRVQTNVEIPAQGDGPETVVRLNGLVAAAPQALDLGFLIDVTGSMEDELRYVNREVADITMRIRRQMPQTDIRVGATFYRDRGDAELVQQIGFSANVPGFASAMQNVHASGGGDYPEDMNTGLEFALRRMAWRQGNAVRVLVVIADAPPQQYADSQFTYRHAMNDASARGIRILPVAASGAERSVEYLFRAMGAATSTPYVYLTNDSGIGNDHQEADTDRVAVEQFNRLLVRMVVADLAGEGMHEPGAFGPRTGQ